Proteins encoded in a region of the Pseudomonas putida genome:
- a CDS encoding helix-turn-helix domain-containing protein, translating to MKVHEEIEGLAVLIRDLRKFKGLTLGELAQRIGRSVGFLSQVERGVSRPTVADLTAISEELGVSTAYFYKLDKPRELDWVTRPHERRTLHLAGGITDVLASPTITGAFSMLDSHLQPGASSGEEYLDDSSEQGCFVLEGELTVWLDGGEPVTLRASDSFQLQPHASFRYANLTDKPTRVLWVFS from the coding sequence ATGAAAGTGCACGAAGAAATCGAAGGCCTGGCAGTACTGATTCGCGACCTGCGCAAATTCAAAGGCCTGACATTGGGCGAGCTGGCCCAGCGCATCGGCCGTTCGGTAGGCTTTCTGTCCCAGGTCGAACGCGGCGTATCGCGCCCGACCGTGGCCGACCTCACTGCCATCAGCGAAGAGCTCGGTGTCTCGACCGCCTACTTCTACAAGCTGGACAAACCCCGCGAGCTCGACTGGGTCACCCGCCCTCACGAGCGCCGCACGCTGCATCTGGCCGGCGGCATCACCGATGTGCTGGCATCCCCCACGATAACGGGGGCGTTCTCCATGCTCGATAGCCATTTGCAGCCGGGGGCCAGCAGTGGCGAAGAGTACCTGGACGACAGCTCGGAGCAAGGCTGCTTCGTGCTCGAAGGCGAACTGACCGTCTGGCTGGACGGCGGTGAGCCGGTCACGCTGCGCGCCAGTGACAGTTTTCAGTTGCAACCCCATGCCAGTTTTCGTTACGCCAACCTCACCGACAAGCCCACGCGCGTGCTTTGGGTGTTCAGCTGA
- a CDS encoding nucleotidyltransferase family protein: MYSLTDEQVLATIQENPINRALLAILPTLDMPHCMLTAGALFQTFWNQRAGRPVAWGIKDYDIAYFDTDLSWEAEDRVIAKVQQACAHLGVNVEVRNQARVHLWYQAKFGGTYSALHKVTDGIDRYLIRSTCLGVDVLTGSLYSTHGLEDLQNNLLRMNELNPRPDLFKAKAASYRERWPWLELIE, translated from the coding sequence ATGTATTCACTGACTGATGAACAGGTTCTGGCGACCATCCAGGAAAACCCGATAAACCGGGCACTGCTGGCCATCTTGCCAACGCTGGATATGCCTCACTGCATGCTAACGGCCGGCGCGCTGTTCCAGACCTTCTGGAACCAACGCGCCGGGCGGCCTGTCGCGTGGGGTATCAAGGACTACGACATCGCCTATTTCGACACCGACTTGTCCTGGGAAGCAGAAGACCGGGTTATCGCCAAGGTTCAGCAGGCGTGTGCGCACCTGGGCGTCAACGTCGAAGTGCGCAATCAGGCCCGCGTTCACCTGTGGTACCAAGCGAAATTCGGCGGCACCTACTCGGCATTGCACAAGGTTACCGATGGCATTGACCGCTACCTGATCCGCTCGACCTGCCTGGGCGTCGATGTGCTCACGGGCTCGTTGTACAGCACCCATGGCCTGGAAGACTTGCAGAACAACCTTTTGAGGATGAACGAACTGAATCCACGCCCCGACTTGTTCAAGGCAAAAGCTGCCAGCTACCGGGAGCGCTGGCCATGGCTTGAGTTGATCGAGTGA
- a CDS encoding aspartate aminotransferase family protein, giving the protein MSEQNSQTQAWQALSRDHHLAPFSDVKQLAEKGPRIITSAKGVYLWDSEGNKILDGMAGLWCVAVGYGRDELAEVASQQMKQLPYYNLFFQTAHPPALELAKAIADVAPQGMNHVFFTGSGSEGNDTVLRMVRHYWALKGKKNKNVIIGRINGYHGSTVAGAALGGMSGMHQQGGVIPDIVHIPQPYWFGEGGDMTEADFGVWAAEQLEKKILEVGVDNVAAFIAEPIQGAGGVIIPPQTYWPKVKEILARYDILFVADEVICGFGRTGEWFGTDYYDLKPDLMTIAKGLTSGYIPMGGVIVRDEVAKVISEGGDFNHGFTYSGHPVAAAVGLENLRILRDEQIIQQVHDKTAPYLQQRLRELADHPLVGEVRGLGMLGAIELVKDKATRARYEGKGVGMICRQHCFDNGLIMRAVGDTMIIAPPLVISVEEIDELVQKARKCLDLTYEAVR; this is encoded by the coding sequence ATGAGTGAACAGAATTCGCAGACCCAGGCCTGGCAAGCGCTGAGCCGCGACCACCACCTGGCCCCGTTCAGCGATGTCAAACAACTGGCCGAGAAAGGCCCGCGCATTATCACCTCGGCCAAGGGCGTGTACCTCTGGGACAGTGAAGGTAACAAGATTCTCGATGGCATGGCGGGCCTGTGGTGCGTGGCGGTCGGCTATGGTCGCGACGAGCTGGCCGAGGTCGCCAGCCAGCAGATGAAGCAGCTGCCTTACTACAACCTGTTCTTCCAGACTGCCCACCCGCCTGCGCTGGAGCTGGCCAAGGCAATCGCCGATGTGGCGCCGCAAGGCATGAACCACGTGTTCTTCACAGGCTCCGGCTCCGAAGGCAACGACACCGTACTGCGCATGGTTCGCCATTACTGGGCGTTGAAGGGCAAGAAAAACAAGAACGTCATCATCGGCCGCATCAACGGTTACCACGGCTCTACCGTGGCGGGCGCGGCCCTGGGCGGCATGAGCGGTATGCACCAGCAGGGCGGGGTGATCCCGGATATCGTGCACATCCCGCAGCCCTACTGGTTCGGTGAAGGCGGCGACATGACCGAGGCCGACTTCGGCGTGTGGGCGGCCGAGCAGTTGGAGAAGAAGATCCTCGAAGTTGGCGTGGACAACGTTGCCGCCTTCATCGCCGAGCCGATCCAGGGCGCCGGCGGTGTGATCATCCCGCCGCAGACCTACTGGCCGAAGGTCAAGGAAATCCTGGCCAGGTACGACATCCTCTTCGTCGCCGACGAAGTCATTTGCGGTTTCGGCCGTACCGGTGAGTGGTTCGGTACTGACTACTACGACCTCAAGCCCGACCTGATGACCATCGCCAAGGGCCTGACCTCCGGTTACATCCCCATGGGCGGAGTGATCGTGCGTGACGAAGTGGCCAAGGTCATCAGCGAAGGCGGCGACTTCAACCACGGCTTCACCTATTCCGGCCACCCGGTAGCGGCTGCGGTGGGCCTGGAGAACCTGCGCATTCTGCGCGACGAGCAGATCATCCAGCAGGTGCACGATAAAACCGCACCTTATCTGCAGCAACGCCTGCGCGAACTGGCCGACCACCCGCTGGTAGGCGAAGTCCGCGGCTTGGGCATGCTCGGTGCGATCGAGCTGGTGAAGGACAAGGCCACCCGCGCCCGTTATGAAGGCAAAGGTGTCGGCATGATCTGCCGCCAGCACTGCTTCGACAACGGCCTGATCATGCGCGCCGTGGGCGACACCATGATCATCGCGCCACCGCTGGTGATCAGTGTCGAAGAGATCGACGAGCTGGTGCAGAAGGCTCGCAAGTGCCTGGACCTGACGTACGAAGCTGTTCGGTAA
- a CDS encoding ProQ/FinO family protein, which translates to MGFEQLAELRDRLRAEKGQTKADSPKPPKRKSPAQAKPREQDPAVAAIWPLQKHFPLAFPVNPAPKVPLKEGIFKDAEQHLELLGLTREQLKLGISTWCRGARYWASMVEDAPRLDLNGQAAGVVTAAQALHAKQQASRQRSQDRRNRAKSKAQSQSQSQTSAADTAAVQTTD; encoded by the coding sequence ATGGGTTTTGAACAACTAGCTGAGCTACGTGACCGCCTGCGGGCGGAAAAAGGGCAGACCAAGGCCGATAGCCCGAAACCGCCCAAGCGCAAGTCGCCCGCGCAGGCGAAGCCGCGTGAGCAGGACCCGGCGGTGGCAGCGATTTGGCCTCTGCAGAAGCATTTTCCCTTGGCTTTCCCGGTCAATCCTGCCCCCAAGGTGCCGCTCAAGGAGGGCATTTTCAAGGATGCCGAGCAACACTTGGAGCTGCTTGGGTTAACCCGTGAGCAGCTGAAACTGGGCATTTCTACGTGGTGCCGGGGTGCTCGATACTGGGCAAGCATGGTGGAAGATGCACCGCGTCTGGACCTGAACGGGCAGGCAGCTGGCGTTGTGACCGCCGCCCAGGCACTGCATGCGAAGCAGCAAGCCTCGCGGCAACGTAGCCAGGACCGCCGCAACCGGGCGAAGTCCAAAGCGCAGTCGCAGTCGCAGTCGCAGACCTCTGCCGCCGACACCGCAGCAGTGCAGACTACCGACTGA